The following coding sequences are from one Augochlora pura isolate Apur16 chromosome 6, APUR_v2.2.1, whole genome shotgun sequence window:
- the LOC144470656 gene encoding activator of basal transcription 1, whose translation MEDSESVDDTETENVTKPKVRKRGIIYISSIPKYMNITKIREIFSAYGQVGRVYLQLAENGFERDGKIKKRKKVSARSYTEGWIEFERKKVAKHVVSLLNNKQISTRKRSKFYDVIWNLKYLPRFKWIHLSERLAYERAVRKQRLRTEVAQAKREANFFSQNVDRSKKLQKKQQRGESSTFVPPTIKQRDTDAEIRSRKENDTTTDRTDFLKSLFG comes from the exons ATGGAAGATTCTGAAAGTGTAGATGATACAGAAACTGAAAATGTAACGAAACCGAAAGTTCGAAAAAGAGGAATCATATACATATCTAGCATACCAAAGTACATGaacattacaaaaattcgagaaattttttCTGCGTATGGTCAGGTTGGAAGAGTATACTTACAGTTGGCAGAAAACG gcTTCGAACGGGATGGTAAGATCAAAAAGCGCAAGAAAGTTTCTGCAAGATCATATACCGAAGGTTGGATCGAATTTGAACGTAAGAAGGTTGCTAAACACGTTGTgtcgttattaaataataagcagATTTCAACCAGGAAAAGGAGTAAATTTTATGACGTCATTTGGAATTTAAAGTATCTGCCAAG ATTTAAATGGATTCACCTGAGCGAACGTTTGGCTTATGAGCGGGCAGTGCGAAAACAGAGACTACGAACAGAGGTAGCACAAGCCAAACGAGAAGCCAATTTCTTCTCTCAGAATGTCGATAGGAGCAAGAAGTTACAAAAGAAGCAGCAAAGAGGTGAAAGCAGTACGTTTGTGCCGCCCACGATAAAGCAAAGGGATACGGACGCTGAAATTAGGagtagaaaagaaaatgatacgacGACAGACAGAACCGACTTTTTGAAATCGTTGTTCGGATAA
- the LOC144470653 gene encoding peroxisomal leader peptide-processing protease-like isoform X1: MEGRKGRTEIQRPHTLDRDESKTPDRDKNNGSSVEIQRLKTSAAMDVTGSVFISDPATTTDGIISSHGYSGISIARHWVLAHGSVLSKNAQRSRQFLNFVGALSPGELTLLEPYGQLFGGVTFLVRRGSDSSIEDRVGKPLAIWKCTLLNDTVGSLSRNWNFHTSELFDRVFLPVLLLIACSSATPLKTTGDQLFESNSELAEHGHRGGTDLEDEGEVRNVLFRLAKELAFAATTKGSMVEIFSTPFGNPFFSNTMARGIIGNLLGKKECLMLIDAAVFPGCQGAPVYLTDNRARKTVCGMVIASSCWCRGERIDYTFAINLLPSLNELLQTRVGRNKSLRSTCPVPFVQETNRSDKIGILERSIAIVRCGPNWGTGILLDDQTGTFITCAHVVSRAPEMTIELASHIAWPHNKSEWTAKAKLIYKTPDNKPYDIAVLKMDLKCKETSMKAIKLSDRPVMNGEPILSIGFPFCSSAKATVSNGIISKSSQYMLQTNCYAQSGISGGPIVRSSSLEMVGMIVCNTVSSNQETVYPRLSMAIPTNIFRGPLDNYLRTIDPKTLECLTQRDEIIEKTWNFRSPFLHSNM, translated from the exons atggaGGGAAGAAAAGGACGGACAGAGATACAAAGGCCGCACACACTCGACCGCGACGAGAGCAAGACGCCCGACCGAGACAAAAATAACGGATCGTCAGTG GAAATCCAACGGTTGAAAACTTCTGCCGCAATGGACGTAACTGGTAGCGTTTTCATATCGGACCCAGCTACGACGACCGATGGGATCATTTCCTCGCACGGCTATTCCGGTATTTCGATTGCGAGGCATTGGGTGCTCGCTCACGGTTCCGTCCTGTCGAAGAATGCGCAACGGTCTCGGCAATTCCTCAACTTTGTCGGCGCATTGAGCCCTGGAGAGCTAACGTTGCTCGAACCGTATGGACAACTCTTTGGCGGCGTGACGTTTCTGGTACGTCGCGGTTCCGATTCGTCGATAGAAGACCGGGTAGGAAAACCGTTGGCTATTTGGAAGTGCACACTTTTGAACGACACTGTCGGCAGTCTGTCGAGAAATTGGAATTTTCACACCAGCGAATTGTTCGACCGTGTTTTCTTACCGGTCTTATTATTGATCGCATGCAGCTCGGCGACACCCTTAAAAACAACGGGTGACCAACTCTTCGAATCTAACAGCGAGCTCGCCGAACACGGGCATCGAGGAGGAACAGACTTGGAGGACGAAGGAGAAGTCCGAAATGTTTTATTCCGACTGGCCAAAGAATTAGCGTTCGCCGCAACGACAAAGGGATCGATGGTTGAAATCTTCTCGACGCCTTTCGGTAATCCATTCTTTTCGAATACAATGGCCCGTGGAATCATTGGTAATTTACTAGGGAAGAAAGAGTGCCTGATGCTAATAGATGCGGCTGTTTTTCCGGGATGCCAAGGCGCTCCTGTGTACTTGACGGATAATCG TGCTCGTAAAACCGTCTGCGGCATGGTGATCGCATCGTCGTGTTGGTGTCGTGGGGAACGGATAGATTACACGTTCGCGATAAATTTGCTACCATCGCTGAACGAGCTCCTACAAACACGTGTCGGACGAAACAAATCTCTCCGCTCGACCTGTCCAGTTCCTTTCGTTCAAGAAACCAATCGTAGCGACAAAATCG GTATCCTCGAACGAAGCATCGCAATTGTAAGATGCGGGCCGAATTGGGGTACTGGCATTTTACTGGACGATCAAACCGGAACGTTCATCACATGCGCGCATGTTGTCTCAAGA GCACCAGAGATGACGATCGAACTCGCATCGCATATCGCATGGCCTCATAATAAATCCGAATGGACAGCTAAAGCGAAGTTGATCTATAAAACACCGGATAATAAACCCTACGATATCGCTGTATTAAAGATGGACCTCAAGTGCAAGGAGACTTCGATGAAAGCGATCAAACTATCGGACAGACCAGTCATGAACG GGGAGCCAATACTGTCCATAGGATTTCCATTTTGTTCGTCGGCTAAGGCCACTGTCAGCAATGGAATTATCTCGAAATCGTCACAGTACATGCTGCAAACAAATTGTTATGCCCAAAGCGGAATTAGCGGAGGACCAATTGTTCGATCGTCCAGCCTTGAAATGGTGGGCATGATTGTTTGTAATACCGTTTCGTCGAATCAAGAGACTGTCTACCCGCGACTATCCATGGCCATACCAACTAATATTTTCAGAGGACCATTGGACAATTATTTACGTACTATAG ATCCAAAAACACTGGAATGTCTAACGCAACGCGACGAAATAATCGAGAAAACGTGGAATTTTCGATCTCCGTTTCTTCACTCGAATATGTAA
- the LOC144470653 gene encoding peroxisomal leader peptide-processing protease-like isoform X3, producing the protein MDVTGSVFISDPATTTDGIISSHGYSGISIARHWVLAHGSVLSKNAQRSRQFLNFVGALSPGELTLLEPYGQLFGGVTFLVRRGSDSSIEDRVGKPLAIWKCTLLNDTVGSLSRNWNFHTSELFDRVFLPVLLLIACSSATPLKTTGDQLFESNSELAEHGHRGGTDLEDEGEVRNVLFRLAKELAFAATTKGSMVEIFSTPFGNPFFSNTMARGIIGNLLGKKECLMLIDAAVFPGCQGAPVYLTDNRARKTVCGMVIASSCWCRGERIDYTFAINLLPSLNELLQTRVGRNKSLRSTCPVPFVQETNRSDKIGILERSIAIVRCGPNWGTGILLDDQTGTFITCAHVVSRAPEMTIELASHIAWPHNKSEWTAKAKLIYKTPDNKPYDIAVLKMDLKCKETSMKAIKLSDRPVMNGEPILSIGFPFCSSAKATVSNGIISKSSQYMLQTNCYAQSGISGGPIVRSSSLEMVGMIVCNTVSSNQETVYPRLSMAIPTNIFRGPLDNYLRTIDPKTLECLTQRDEIIEKTWNFRSPFLHSNM; encoded by the exons ATGGACGTAACTGGTAGCGTTTTCATATCGGACCCAGCTACGACGACCGATGGGATCATTTCCTCGCACGGCTATTCCGGTATTTCGATTGCGAGGCATTGGGTGCTCGCTCACGGTTCCGTCCTGTCGAAGAATGCGCAACGGTCTCGGCAATTCCTCAACTTTGTCGGCGCATTGAGCCCTGGAGAGCTAACGTTGCTCGAACCGTATGGACAACTCTTTGGCGGCGTGACGTTTCTGGTACGTCGCGGTTCCGATTCGTCGATAGAAGACCGGGTAGGAAAACCGTTGGCTATTTGGAAGTGCACACTTTTGAACGACACTGTCGGCAGTCTGTCGAGAAATTGGAATTTTCACACCAGCGAATTGTTCGACCGTGTTTTCTTACCGGTCTTATTATTGATCGCATGCAGCTCGGCGACACCCTTAAAAACAACGGGTGACCAACTCTTCGAATCTAACAGCGAGCTCGCCGAACACGGGCATCGAGGAGGAACAGACTTGGAGGACGAAGGAGAAGTCCGAAATGTTTTATTCCGACTGGCCAAAGAATTAGCGTTCGCCGCAACGACAAAGGGATCGATGGTTGAAATCTTCTCGACGCCTTTCGGTAATCCATTCTTTTCGAATACAATGGCCCGTGGAATCATTGGTAATTTACTAGGGAAGAAAGAGTGCCTGATGCTAATAGATGCGGCTGTTTTTCCGGGATGCCAAGGCGCTCCTGTGTACTTGACGGATAATCG TGCTCGTAAAACCGTCTGCGGCATGGTGATCGCATCGTCGTGTTGGTGTCGTGGGGAACGGATAGATTACACGTTCGCGATAAATTTGCTACCATCGCTGAACGAGCTCCTACAAACACGTGTCGGACGAAACAAATCTCTCCGCTCGACCTGTCCAGTTCCTTTCGTTCAAGAAACCAATCGTAGCGACAAAATCG GTATCCTCGAACGAAGCATCGCAATTGTAAGATGCGGGCCGAATTGGGGTACTGGCATTTTACTGGACGATCAAACCGGAACGTTCATCACATGCGCGCATGTTGTCTCAAGA GCACCAGAGATGACGATCGAACTCGCATCGCATATCGCATGGCCTCATAATAAATCCGAATGGACAGCTAAAGCGAAGTTGATCTATAAAACACCGGATAATAAACCCTACGATATCGCTGTATTAAAGATGGACCTCAAGTGCAAGGAGACTTCGATGAAAGCGATCAAACTATCGGACAGACCAGTCATGAACG GGGAGCCAATACTGTCCATAGGATTTCCATTTTGTTCGTCGGCTAAGGCCACTGTCAGCAATGGAATTATCTCGAAATCGTCACAGTACATGCTGCAAACAAATTGTTATGCCCAAAGCGGAATTAGCGGAGGACCAATTGTTCGATCGTCCAGCCTTGAAATGGTGGGCATGATTGTTTGTAATACCGTTTCGTCGAATCAAGAGACTGTCTACCCGCGACTATCCATGGCCATACCAACTAATATTTTCAGAGGACCATTGGACAATTATTTACGTACTATAG ATCCAAAAACACTGGAATGTCTAACGCAACGCGACGAAATAATCGAGAAAACGTGGAATTTTCGATCTCCGTTTCTTCACTCGAATATGTAA
- the LOC144470653 gene encoding peroxisomal leader peptide-processing protease-like isoform X2, with protein MEGRKGRTEIQRPHTLDRDESKTPDRDKNNGSSVEIQRLKTSAAMDVTGSVFISDPATTTDGIISSHGYSGISIARHWVLAHGSVLSKNAQRSRQFLNFVGALSPGELTLLEPYGQLFGGVTFLVRRGSDSSIEDRVGKPLAIWKCTLLNDTVGSLSRNWNFHTSELFDRVFLPVLLLIACSSATPLKTTGDQLFESNSELAEHGHRGGTDLEDEGEVRNVLFRLAKELAFAATTKGSMVEIFSTPFGKKECLMLIDAAVFPGCQGAPVYLTDNRARKTVCGMVIASSCWCRGERIDYTFAINLLPSLNELLQTRVGRNKSLRSTCPVPFVQETNRSDKIGILERSIAIVRCGPNWGTGILLDDQTGTFITCAHVVSRAPEMTIELASHIAWPHNKSEWTAKAKLIYKTPDNKPYDIAVLKMDLKCKETSMKAIKLSDRPVMNGEPILSIGFPFCSSAKATVSNGIISKSSQYMLQTNCYAQSGISGGPIVRSSSLEMVGMIVCNTVSSNQETVYPRLSMAIPTNIFRGPLDNYLRTIDPKTLECLTQRDEIIEKTWNFRSPFLHSNM; from the exons atggaGGGAAGAAAAGGACGGACAGAGATACAAAGGCCGCACACACTCGACCGCGACGAGAGCAAGACGCCCGACCGAGACAAAAATAACGGATCGTCAGTG GAAATCCAACGGTTGAAAACTTCTGCCGCAATGGACGTAACTGGTAGCGTTTTCATATCGGACCCAGCTACGACGACCGATGGGATCATTTCCTCGCACGGCTATTCCGGTATTTCGATTGCGAGGCATTGGGTGCTCGCTCACGGTTCCGTCCTGTCGAAGAATGCGCAACGGTCTCGGCAATTCCTCAACTTTGTCGGCGCATTGAGCCCTGGAGAGCTAACGTTGCTCGAACCGTATGGACAACTCTTTGGCGGCGTGACGTTTCTGGTACGTCGCGGTTCCGATTCGTCGATAGAAGACCGGGTAGGAAAACCGTTGGCTATTTGGAAGTGCACACTTTTGAACGACACTGTCGGCAGTCTGTCGAGAAATTGGAATTTTCACACCAGCGAATTGTTCGACCGTGTTTTCTTACCGGTCTTATTATTGATCGCATGCAGCTCGGCGACACCCTTAAAAACAACGGGTGACCAACTCTTCGAATCTAACAGCGAGCTCGCCGAACACGGGCATCGAGGAGGAACAGACTTGGAGGACGAAGGAGAAGTCCGAAATGTTTTATTCCGACTGGCCAAAGAATTAGCGTTCGCCGCAACGACAAAGGGATCGATGGTTGAAATCTTCTCGACGCCTTTCG GGAAGAAAGAGTGCCTGATGCTAATAGATGCGGCTGTTTTTCCGGGATGCCAAGGCGCTCCTGTGTACTTGACGGATAATCG TGCTCGTAAAACCGTCTGCGGCATGGTGATCGCATCGTCGTGTTGGTGTCGTGGGGAACGGATAGATTACACGTTCGCGATAAATTTGCTACCATCGCTGAACGAGCTCCTACAAACACGTGTCGGACGAAACAAATCTCTCCGCTCGACCTGTCCAGTTCCTTTCGTTCAAGAAACCAATCGTAGCGACAAAATCG GTATCCTCGAACGAAGCATCGCAATTGTAAGATGCGGGCCGAATTGGGGTACTGGCATTTTACTGGACGATCAAACCGGAACGTTCATCACATGCGCGCATGTTGTCTCAAGA GCACCAGAGATGACGATCGAACTCGCATCGCATATCGCATGGCCTCATAATAAATCCGAATGGACAGCTAAAGCGAAGTTGATCTATAAAACACCGGATAATAAACCCTACGATATCGCTGTATTAAAGATGGACCTCAAGTGCAAGGAGACTTCGATGAAAGCGATCAAACTATCGGACAGACCAGTCATGAACG GGGAGCCAATACTGTCCATAGGATTTCCATTTTGTTCGTCGGCTAAGGCCACTGTCAGCAATGGAATTATCTCGAAATCGTCACAGTACATGCTGCAAACAAATTGTTATGCCCAAAGCGGAATTAGCGGAGGACCAATTGTTCGATCGTCCAGCCTTGAAATGGTGGGCATGATTGTTTGTAATACCGTTTCGTCGAATCAAGAGACTGTCTACCCGCGACTATCCATGGCCATACCAACTAATATTTTCAGAGGACCATTGGACAATTATTTACGTACTATAG ATCCAAAAACACTGGAATGTCTAACGCAACGCGACGAAATAATCGAGAAAACGTGGAATTTTCGATCTCCGTTTCTTCACTCGAATATGTAA